The Candidatus Paceibacterota bacterium genomic interval TTGCTAATGCTACTCATAATTTTAATCTTAGCGCTGATAATCTAAAAATTGGTGTTATTAAAGTGGATGGCGGTAGGGTGGGGAAAAAATTCTTCCCCAGAGCTCAGGGGAGCGCGACCACTTTGCTTAGCCGCACTTCTAATATCACTATTGTTTTAAGAGAGATTACACCTGGAGTTAAAGCCGTTGCTGAAGTGGCTGATAAGACTAAAACTACCAAAGCGGCTGGTGAGAAAAAAGGCAATGACAATAAATCATTGACCAAAATGGCTGCGAAACCAATTGCTCAGAA includes:
- the rplV gene encoding 50S ribosomal protein L22, whose product is MEVIAKLNNLNIAPRKVRLITATIKGQNTKAALNTLQFLPNRSARPIKKLLESAIANATHNFNLSADNLKIGVIKVDGGRVGKKFFPRAQGSATTLLSRTSNITIVLREITPGVKAVAEVADKTKTTKAAGEKKGNDNKSLTKMAAKPIAQNKNFNIAPKKAKVFNRKAI